From Theileria annulata chromosome 1, complete sequence, *** SEQUENCING IN PROGRESS ***, one genomic window encodes:
- a CDS encoding uncharacterized protein (SMART pfam:GATase (PF00117) at aa 20-266, E()=9.80e-03) translates to MLNENSELKILIFVPCDNDLFKDRHGKLVKQWLVYVSEYYNKKVTFNFTEFNIISQKIPPLNQVLQYNGLLITGGFASIGRKDAWLDELRHLIRQLFLHKFPMFGICFGFQIISQALGSSYLIAPYGFNFFVLDYKLESKASAFFKPFLNYYHKCEHKLNGNKNGVTDLKKANFNSIIGLFSHNDVITSLPDPSNIDFGAYEGQNQAEIDEALSDMVVTKISSSDKFPVLGILAGNSQRTFIISLQHHPEFHTQQGLKYFNDVLNLKLSQGLMSPDQFEKNIEMIQLFNESNSGKIYGLMVLSLFSNGFIKPEQ, encoded by the exons Atgttaaatgaaaattcagaattaaaaattttg ATTTTTGTTCCCTGCGATAATGACCTCTTCAAGGACAGACATGGAAAACTTGTCAAACAATGGCTAGTATACGTTTCGGAATATTATAACAAGAAAGTTACATTCAACTTCACagaatttaatatcatCTCACAAAAAATACCACCACTCAACCAAGTTCTACAATATAACG GACTGTTGATAACCGGTGGATTTGCTTCGATAGGACGTAAAGATGCCTGGCTTGATGAGCTTAGGCATTTGATTCGTCAACTCTTTTTACATAAATTCCCAATGTTCGGGATTTGCTTTGgatttcaaattatttcacAA gCATTGGGttcttcatatttaatagcGCCATAtggatttaatttttttgttttGGATTATAAACTCGAGTCAAAAGCCTCGGCGTTCTTCAAACCATTTCTTAACTATTATCACAA atGTGAGCATAAGTTAAATGGAAATAAAAATGGCGTGACCGATTTAAAAAAAG CGAATTTTAATAGCATTATTGGATTATTTTCTCATAATGATGTCATAACATCCTTGCCCGACCCTTCAAATATTGACTTTGGTGCTTATGAGGGTCAGAATCAAGCCGAGATTGATGAGGCTTTGTCCGACATGGTTGTGACCAAGATTTCATCATCTGACAAGTTTCCCGTTTTAGGCATTCTCGCCGGCAATAGTCAACGCacttttattatatctttACAACACCATCCCGAATTTCATACACAACAAG GActgaaatattttaatgatgTATTGAATCTGAAGTTGAGCCAAGGTTTGATGAGTCCAGACCAGTTCGAAAAGAACATTGAAATGATACAACTGTTTAACGAGTCAAACTCGGGGAAAATCTATGGGTTAATGGTGCTCTCCTTATTCTCCAATGGATTCATTAAACCCgaacaataa